The Syngnathus acus chromosome 3, fSynAcu1.2, whole genome shotgun sequence genome includes a window with the following:
- the fibinb gene encoding fin bud initiation factor: MAFTHLLLCAGMLTLRLCGAYYSGPLQPEMSNGTFHHYFVPDGDYENNDDPEKCQLLFRMTDERKCGPDEDQDSVIRDDFIIIRRQIEDSARVLEGLGRSISYDLDGEDSYGKYLRRETTQISDAFTNSEKSLLELEVKFKQSQENELKEEHRLSDDFLNMIVSTRDTLKETMDISLGLRDKHELLSLIVRSHGTRLSRLKNEYMKF; this comes from the coding sequence atggcttttacgcacttGCTGCTGTGTGCGGGGATGTTGACACTGCGTCTTTGTGGAGCCTACTATAGCGGACCTCTCCAGCCAGAGATGTCGAACGGCACTTTTCACCACTACTTCGTGCCGGACGGCGATTACGAGAATAACGACGACCCGGAGAAATGCCAACTACTTTTCCGAATGACCGATGAACGAAAGTGTGGTCCCGACGAGGACCAGgactcggtcatccgggacgatttcatcatcatcaggcGGCAGATTGAAGACTCTGCCCGGGTGCTGGAGGGGCTCGGGAGGAGCATCTCATACGACTTGGACGGAGAGGACAGCTACGGAAAGTATCTGCGGAGAGAGACAACGCAGATAAGTGACGCGTTCACGAACTCTGAGAAGTCCCTGCTGGAGCTGGAGGTGAAGTTCAAGCAGAGCCAGGAGAACGAGTTGAAGGAAGAGCACCGACTCAGTGACGACTTTCTCAACATGATCGTGAGCACCCGGGACACCCTCAAAGAGACAATGGACATTTCTCTGGGCCTGAGGGACAAACATGAGCTGCTCTCGCTCATCGTCCGCAGTCACGGCACACGGCTCAGTAGACTGAAGAATGAGTACATGAAGTTCTGA